The window CTAGAGTTTAgtggttgttgattttgttgcggttgcggatGCTGTTGCCGATTCGGTTCGGGAGGCCACTGCCGATGTTGGACGGCATGGTGGCGTTCTCGGCTCCACCGACTCCACCGGCCGGGTTCTCGGGAACCCCACCGGCCGGATTCTCGGGCACTCCACCGGCCGGGGCCTCCGGAACGGTCATGTTCAGGTTGTTGGTCAGATCGCCCGGGTTCGTCTGGTTTCCTCCGACCGGCATCTCACCCACG of the Anopheles cruzii unplaced genomic scaffold, idAnoCruzAS_RS32_06 scaffold05214_ctg1, whole genome shotgun sequence genome contains:
- the LOC128277269 gene encoding uncharacterized protein LOC128277269 gives rise to the protein MAFKLAAVTALLVVAAIINAAPQFDQLPGGMTAPSVGEMPVGGNQTNPGDLTNNLNMTVPENPAGGVGGAENATMPSNIGSGLPNRIGNSIRNRNKINNH